The Myxococcaceae bacterium JPH2 genome has a window encoding:
- the pdxH gene encoding pyridoxamine 5'-phosphate oxidase, translating into MSIPPDPIQRFAALFERAKQAIPVDPNAMVVATVDDAGRPSARVVLLKDFDSRGFVFFTNHESRKGEQLRAHPFAALCFYWQPLDQQVRVEGRVERVTDAEADAYFQSRARGSQVGAWASLQSQPLAERELLEQRVADVEARFEGRPVERPPHWSGFRVVPDRIEFWHARPSRLHERHVYLREADGWRTQMLYP; encoded by the coding sequence GTGTCCATTCCCCCTGACCCCATCCAGCGCTTCGCGGCCCTCTTCGAGCGGGCGAAACAGGCCATCCCCGTGGATCCGAACGCCATGGTGGTGGCCACCGTGGACGACGCCGGCCGGCCGAGCGCGCGCGTGGTGCTGCTGAAGGACTTCGATTCGCGCGGCTTCGTCTTCTTCACCAACCACGAGAGCCGCAAGGGCGAGCAGCTGCGCGCGCACCCCTTCGCCGCGCTCTGCTTCTACTGGCAGCCGCTCGACCAGCAGGTTCGGGTGGAGGGCCGCGTGGAGCGCGTGACGGACGCGGAGGCGGACGCCTATTTCCAGAGCCGTGCCCGGGGCAGCCAGGTGGGTGCCTGGGCCAGCCTCCAGAGCCAGCCGCTCGCGGAGCGGGAGCTGCTGGAGCAGCGCGTGGCCGACGTGGAGGCGCGCTTCGAGGGGCGCCCGGTGGAGCGGCCTCCTCACTGGAGCGGCTTTCGCGTGGTGCCGGATCGCATCGAGTTCTGGCATGCCCGCCCCAGCCGCCTGCACGAGCGCCATGTCTACCTGCGCGAGGCGGACGGCTGGCGCACACAGATGCTGTATCCGTGA
- a CDS encoding TonB-dependent receptor, with translation MSWRGVVFVVAWAVPGLVMGEELPSSPDAGVEDVPVARTVITASRSPERLVDAPVATEVITRSDIEASGKRDVASLLAAHPGLEVDNTFSGASLRIQGLGPEYALVLVDGERVTGRVAGSVDLSRLSLEDIEQVEIVKGPSSALYGSDAVAGVVNLITRRAQRPLGGDLRLSYGSLQRLELDGTGEARGETWGLRVSGGVQRRNAYDLDPSDVGTTGSSVEGFQLSARGDLRGQGAMDLASTVSISRRIQRGVDLGTAGAVFDRASRDEELNARVAPSWRLGESTTLRTEGHVAWFARRALRDQRQASALDSVEDTREQQGRLGTQLDARLGESHALVAGLELLGERLASDRLEGGRGERGRGALYVQDSWSVASAPRLVLVPGARLDADTQFGAAVTPRLAVRVDPLEWLTVRASYGWGLRAPSFQELLLDFENPTVGYTVNGNPDLRPERSRSASLGVEVRPTPASLLWVSVYQHALRDRIGVSLQQDAEGQHFVYVNVARSKVRGGELGARQRLPGGLLLEATYSLTDGQDQDSGLPLEGQARHRVTAQATWRSRPWGLETWVRGAWIGARPFAPDSDGDGVADPYEASPYVTLDARVARQLPAGLQVFVEGTNLTGAGNPNDLPLAPRSFRAGLVIRH, from the coding sequence ATGTCCTGGCGTGGGGTGGTGTTCGTCGTGGCCTGGGCGGTGCCCGGCCTGGTGATGGGCGAGGAGCTGCCCTCGAGCCCCGATGCGGGCGTGGAGGACGTGCCCGTCGCGCGCACCGTCATCACCGCGTCGCGCAGCCCGGAGCGGCTGGTCGACGCGCCCGTGGCCACGGAGGTCATCACCCGGAGCGACATCGAGGCGAGCGGGAAGCGCGATGTCGCGTCGCTGCTCGCCGCCCATCCAGGGCTGGAGGTGGACAACACCTTCTCCGGCGCATCGCTGCGCATCCAGGGCCTGGGCCCCGAGTACGCGCTCGTGCTGGTGGACGGCGAGCGCGTCACCGGCCGCGTCGCGGGCAGCGTGGACTTGTCGCGGCTGTCGCTCGAGGACATCGAGCAGGTGGAGATCGTCAAGGGGCCGTCGTCGGCGCTCTATGGGAGTGACGCCGTCGCGGGCGTGGTGAACCTCATCACCCGTCGCGCGCAGCGCCCGCTCGGTGGGGACCTGCGCCTGTCGTACGGCAGCCTCCAGCGTCTGGAGTTGGACGGCACGGGCGAGGCGCGCGGCGAGACGTGGGGCCTGCGCGTGAGCGGCGGCGTGCAGCGCCGGAACGCGTATGACCTGGACCCCAGCGACGTGGGCACGACGGGCAGCAGCGTGGAGGGCTTCCAGCTCTCGGCGCGCGGAGACCTGCGCGGACAGGGCGCCATGGACCTGGCGAGCACGGTGTCCATCTCGCGTCGCATCCAGCGCGGGGTGGACCTGGGCACGGCCGGCGCGGTCTTCGACCGGGCGAGCCGCGACGAGGAACTCAACGCGCGCGTGGCGCCCTCGTGGCGACTGGGCGAGTCCACCACGCTCCGCACCGAAGGGCACGTGGCGTGGTTCGCGCGGCGCGCGCTGAGAGATCAGCGACAGGCCTCCGCGCTGGACAGCGTGGAGGACACGCGCGAGCAGCAGGGGCGACTGGGCACGCAGCTCGACGCGCGACTGGGAGAGTCCCATGCGCTGGTGGCGGGCCTGGAGTTGCTCGGCGAGCGGCTCGCGTCGGACCGGCTGGAAGGTGGGCGCGGTGAGCGGGGCCGGGGCGCGCTGTACGTGCAGGACAGTTGGTCGGTGGCGTCGGCGCCGCGCTTGGTTCTAGTTCCCGGGGCTCGACTGGACGCGGACACGCAGTTCGGCGCGGCGGTCACGCCTCGGCTCGCGGTGCGCGTGGATCCGCTGGAGTGGCTCACGGTGCGTGCCAGCTACGGCTGGGGATTGCGCGCGCCCAGCTTCCAGGAGCTGCTGCTCGACTTCGAGAACCCCACCGTCGGATACACGGTGAACGGCAATCCGGACCTGCGGCCCGAGCGCTCGCGCAGCGCGAGCCTGGGCGTGGAGGTGCGGCCGACTCCCGCTTCACTCCTGTGGGTCAGCGTCTATCAGCATGCGCTGCGCGACCGCATCGGCGTGTCGCTCCAGCAAGACGCGGAGGGACAGCACTTCGTCTACGTCAACGTGGCGCGCTCGAAGGTGCGCGGCGGCGAGCTGGGCGCGCGGCAGCGCCTGCCCGGGGGCCTCTTGTTGGAGGCCACCTACTCGCTCACCGATGGGCAGGACCAGGACTCGGGGTTGCCGCTGGAGGGACAGGCGCGCCACCGCGTCACCGCGCAGGCCACGTGGCGCTCCCGTCCTTGGGGCCTGGAGACGTGGGTGCGCGGCGCCTGGATTGGCGCGCGGCCCTTTGCTCCGGACTCGGATGGAGACGGCGTCGCGGACCCGTACGAGGCCTCTCCCTACGTGACGCTGGATGCCCGCGTGGCGCGCCAGCTCCCCGCGGGACTCCAGGTTTTCGTCGAGGGCACCAACCTCACGGGCGCGGGCAACCCCAACGACCTGCCGCTCGCGCCGCGCTCGTTCCGCGCCGGACTCGTCATCCGCCACTGA
- a CDS encoding pilus assembly protein N-terminal domain-containing protein, giving the protein MLARGMSIVGGLLSLLLPALALAWPVDQRVSVEPGQERFQKLTAVDWVEVEDPSVVSVEAFAGSGELLLTGKKPGRTLALLYAEGRFAVWRITVGPQAPEDVASRRAAATKACPDLKEVATPERSLSVTVKDAACRAALSELFRTDAYVARELELTFEVAMLQEQLAAFSAALPPGVTVRYSGAGLVMSGKASAEAHHKALWELFRRAVGRVPLEDRVEVEAPAPAAPAPDAGTVTPPASPPPVAPLPKRKPTR; this is encoded by the coding sequence ATGCTTGCACGTGGGATGTCCATCGTTGGAGGGCTGCTGTCGCTCCTGCTGCCTGCCCTGGCCCTGGCCTGGCCGGTGGACCAGCGCGTCTCAGTGGAGCCCGGCCAGGAGCGCTTCCAGAAGCTGACCGCGGTGGACTGGGTGGAAGTCGAGGACCCGTCCGTGGTCAGCGTGGAGGCCTTCGCGGGCAGCGGCGAGCTGCTGCTCACCGGGAAGAAGCCGGGGCGCACGCTCGCCCTCCTGTACGCCGAGGGGCGCTTCGCGGTGTGGCGCATCACCGTGGGGCCGCAGGCTCCCGAGGACGTGGCGTCCCGCCGCGCCGCCGCGACCAAGGCGTGTCCAGACCTGAAGGAAGTGGCGACGCCGGAGCGCTCCCTCTCCGTGACGGTGAAGGATGCCGCATGTCGCGCGGCGCTCTCGGAGCTGTTCCGGACGGACGCGTATGTGGCGCGCGAGTTGGAGTTGACGTTCGAGGTGGCCATGCTCCAGGAGCAGCTCGCCGCGTTCAGCGCGGCCCTGCCGCCGGGCGTGACGGTGCGCTACAGCGGCGCGGGGCTGGTGATGTCGGGCAAGGCCAGCGCCGAGGCCCACCACAAGGCCCTCTGGGAGCTGTTCCGCCGAGCCGTGGGCCGCGTGCCGCTGGAGGACCGCGTGGAGGTGGAGGCGCCTGCTCCGGCCGCCCCCGCTCCGGACGCGGGGACCGTCACGCCGCCCGCGAGCCCGCCGCCTGTTGCCCCACTGCCCAAGCGCAAGCCGACGCGCTGA
- a CDS encoding LEA type 2 family protein, translating into MSTVMRSTCQMALMAVLLAGVAGCASAPVRPAGPSVLTDPSTSVVAQGLTETTLRFNGRLTSPGAAVLDRAEYEFVSDGQVVKAGTQSLGLALAPGTPTELAFQEVAPYARSAEELARLGDTGGTVLVALRGTLVVRAGATEERLPFAASRTVRVPRPPVVVLEGLEGARYSAEEVQLNLRLGVRNPNPFPLRLERLTYQVGIAGKLLEEGTATQADTVAPASTGVYPVEISVTRATWGPEVRALISKGALPWTVKGELTGPTLKVPYTLGGDVKLNVSR; encoded by the coding sequence ATGTCCACCGTGATGCGCTCGACCTGCCAGATGGCTCTCATGGCGGTGCTCCTCGCGGGGGTCGCCGGGTGTGCCTCGGCGCCCGTGCGGCCCGCCGGTCCCTCCGTCTTGACCGACCCGAGCACCTCCGTGGTGGCCCAGGGCCTCACGGAGACCACCCTGCGCTTCAACGGGCGGCTCACGAGCCCCGGCGCCGCCGTCCTGGACCGGGCCGAGTACGAGTTCGTGTCCGACGGGCAGGTGGTGAAGGCGGGCACCCAGTCACTGGGGCTCGCGCTGGCCCCGGGCACCCCCACGGAACTCGCGTTCCAGGAGGTGGCGCCCTACGCCCGCTCCGCCGAGGAGCTGGCGCGACTGGGCGACACGGGGGGCACGGTGCTCGTGGCCCTGCGGGGCACCTTGGTGGTGCGCGCGGGCGCGACCGAAGAGCGCCTCCCCTTCGCCGCGAGCCGCACGGTGCGCGTGCCCCGCCCGCCCGTGGTCGTGCTGGAGGGACTGGAGGGCGCGCGGTACTCCGCCGAGGAGGTGCAGCTCAACCTCCGGCTGGGCGTGCGCAACCCCAACCCGTTCCCCCTGCGCCTGGAGCGCCTGACGTACCAGGTGGGCATCGCGGGGAAGCTGCTGGAGGAGGGCACCGCCACGCAGGCGGACACCGTCGCGCCAGCGTCCACGGGCGTCTATCCGGTGGAGATCTCCGTGACGCGCGCCACCTGGGGCCCCGAGGTGCGAGCGCTCATCTCCAAGGGAGCGCTGCCCTGGACGGTGAAGGGCGAGCTGACGGGCCCCACGCTCAAGGTGCCGTACACGCTCGGCGGGGACGTGAAGCTCAACGTGTCCCGGTAG
- a CDS encoding leucyl/phenylalanyl-tRNA--protein transferase gives MPLYLLSDEHPELFPPPARADKSGLLAVGGDLRPERLLAAYSQGIFPWYSEGDPILWHSPNPRFLLEPAKLHVGRSLRKAMNKRPYEVRYDTAFERVIAACARVPRPGQDGTWITDDMQRAYVALHTLGFAHSVEAWEGDTLVGGLYGVSLGAAFFGESMFALAPDASKVAFVTAVERYREWGFHFVDCQVETEHTARFGAEHWPRPRFLAALGRALKEPTRRGSWS, from the coding sequence GTGCCTCTCTACCTGCTGAGCGACGAACATCCGGAACTCTTCCCTCCCCCCGCGCGCGCGGACAAGTCAGGCCTGCTGGCGGTAGGCGGTGACCTGCGCCCCGAGCGGCTCCTCGCCGCGTACTCGCAGGGCATCTTCCCCTGGTACAGCGAGGGCGACCCCATCCTGTGGCACTCGCCCAACCCGCGCTTCCTGCTGGAGCCGGCGAAGCTGCACGTGGGTCGCTCGCTGCGCAAGGCGATGAACAAGCGCCCCTACGAGGTGCGCTACGACACGGCCTTCGAGCGCGTCATCGCCGCGTGCGCGCGCGTGCCTCGGCCCGGCCAGGACGGCACGTGGATCACCGACGACATGCAGCGCGCCTACGTCGCGCTGCACACGCTGGGCTTCGCGCACTCGGTGGAGGCGTGGGAGGGAGACACGCTGGTGGGCGGCCTGTACGGCGTGTCCCTGGGCGCGGCGTTCTTCGGCGAGAGCATGTTCGCGCTGGCGCCGGACGCCTCGAAGGTGGCCTTCGTCACCGCGGTGGAGCGCTACCGCGAGTGGGGCTTCCACTTCGTGGACTGCCAGGTGGAGACCGAGCACACCGCGCGCTTTGGGGCGGAGCACTGGCCCCGCCCTCGCTTCCTCGCCGCGCTGGGCCGCGCGCTGAAGGAGCCCACCCGTCGGGGCTCCTGGAGCTGA
- a CDS encoding HlyC/CorC family transporter — protein sequence MPTWTLWVACLALSYLRALVAAAESALYGTSDLSAQELAKTHGRAGRRVLRHKTEREATATALRLGTLLSGFLAAAIGAFVPPRMLDFSRFGEAAWVPLATVCAGALFVGVLASLMEVTMRGLANGNPERWALRLSWLVSGLVTVLYPPMRLTLRLLNLGARTFGRTLRFEAPPPPLEELEKLLAAQAAKNEVDKSAPQLIRSIFELSDKRCRDVMVSRTEVVTVDITTTPDEVLRLLAEENHSRIPVFRDDVDHIVGVLHARDLIPLLLHPELIVLQDIIRPAHFVPWMKPIGDLLRDMQKRKIHMAVVVDEYGGFMGVVTLEDILREIVGDIGDEFEVEEKQVEKLADGSFLVDAGMETDRFTQAFGFPLPEGDFDTLGGYLSSLAGHLPDVGERFTYNGWQFVVSAKEGARIDRVRLSRLKAPPPAKEAPPAKENTPRPPEPPTAQLKS from the coding sequence ATGCCAACCTGGACCCTCTGGGTCGCCTGCCTGGCCCTCAGCTACCTGCGGGCCCTGGTCGCCGCCGCGGAGTCCGCGCTGTACGGCACCTCGGACCTCAGCGCTCAGGAACTCGCCAAGACTCACGGCCGCGCGGGCCGCCGCGTGCTGCGCCACAAGACGGAGCGCGAGGCCACCGCCACCGCGCTGCGCCTGGGCACCCTCCTCAGCGGCTTCCTGGCCGCCGCCATCGGCGCGTTCGTCCCGCCGCGCATGCTCGACTTCAGCCGCTTTGGCGAGGCGGCCTGGGTGCCGCTCGCCACGGTGTGCGCGGGCGCCCTCTTCGTGGGCGTGCTCGCCAGCCTCATGGAAGTCACCATGCGCGGCCTGGCCAACGGCAACCCCGAGCGCTGGGCGCTGCGGCTGTCATGGTTGGTGTCGGGGCTGGTGACGGTGCTGTACCCGCCCATGCGCCTGACGCTGCGGCTGCTCAACCTGGGCGCGCGCACCTTCGGCCGCACGCTGCGCTTCGAGGCCCCGCCCCCGCCGCTGGAGGAGCTGGAGAAGCTCTTGGCCGCGCAGGCCGCCAAGAACGAGGTGGACAAGAGCGCCCCGCAGCTCATCCGCTCCATCTTCGAGCTGTCCGACAAGCGCTGCCGCGACGTGATGGTGTCCCGCACGGAGGTGGTGACGGTGGACATCACCACCACGCCCGACGAGGTGCTGCGCCTGCTGGCCGAGGAGAACCACTCGCGCATCCCCGTGTTCCGCGATGACGTGGACCACATCGTCGGCGTGCTGCACGCGCGCGACCTGATTCCCCTGCTGCTGCACCCGGAGCTCATCGTCCTGCAGGACATCATCCGGCCCGCGCACTTCGTGCCGTGGATGAAGCCCATTGGCGACCTGCTGCGCGACATGCAGAAGCGCAAGATTCACATGGCCGTCGTGGTGGACGAGTACGGCGGCTTCATGGGCGTGGTGACGCTGGAGGACATCCTGCGCGAAATCGTCGGCGACATCGGCGACGAGTTCGAGGTCGAGGAGAAGCAGGTGGAGAAGCTGGCCGACGGCAGCTTCCTGGTGGACGCCGGCATGGAGACGGACCGCTTCACCCAGGCCTTCGGCTTCCCCCTGCCCGAGGGCGACTTCGACACGCTGGGCGGCTACCTGTCCTCGCTGGCCGGGCACCTGCCGGACGTGGGCGAGCGCTTCACGTACAACGGCTGGCAGTTCGTGGTGTCCGCCAAGGAGGGCGCGCGCATCGACCGCGTCCGCCTGAGCCGCCTCAAGGCCCCGCCTCCCGCCAAGGAGGCCCCGCCCGCGAAGGAGAACACGCCCCGCCCCCCCGAGCCGCCCACGGCCCAGCTCAAGAGCTGA
- the hemG gene encoding protoporphyrinogen oxidase, with translation MTVAVVGGGISGLVVAQQLRADGKAVVLLEADSRLGGNVHTRARDGFLLESGPNSFLDREVVTRRLTTALGITGRIRAADVGAKNRYVYTRGQLRAVPGSPPAFLKSDVLPWSAKLRVMAELFTPRRPNAEDESLAQFGRRHLGRTATRVLLDAVQTGIFAGDVETLSTEAAFPMLMKLEREHRSLILGAIRSRGAKQKALPSGTSEPALSGALSTFDGGLQVLIDALSTALGEVARTNARVLALVPMPNGWKLTVREKEQTSELLVSQVVLAVPAHVAAELVDPIDDTLADAVGSIPYAPMVVVNLGFAPGTTPVPDGFGFLVPSEEKRALLGAIHTSTTFPFRAPPGHVLYTCMMGGARQPERASQDEDSLAALAREELRALAGVTATPVLTDVVRWPRGIPQYNVGHLARMAAIDALVSRWPGLHLTGNAYRGVGLNDCIVRGCELAEKLAPH, from the coding sequence ATGACAGTCGCCGTCGTCGGAGGAGGTATTTCCGGGCTCGTCGTGGCGCAGCAATTGCGCGCGGACGGCAAGGCTGTGGTGTTGCTGGAGGCGGACTCTCGTCTCGGTGGAAACGTGCACACCCGCGCGCGTGACGGTTTCTTGCTCGAGTCTGGCCCGAACAGCTTTCTCGACCGCGAGGTGGTGACCCGCAGGTTGACGACAGCGCTGGGTATCACGGGTCGCATCCGCGCGGCGGACGTGGGCGCGAAGAACCGTTATGTGTACACACGCGGGCAGCTGCGCGCGGTGCCAGGCTCGCCGCCGGCGTTCCTGAAGTCTGATGTCCTGCCCTGGAGTGCGAAGCTTCGTGTGATGGCGGAGCTGTTCACGCCGAGGCGGCCCAACGCTGAAGATGAATCACTCGCGCAGTTCGGCCGCAGACATCTGGGACGTACCGCGACGCGAGTCCTCTTGGATGCGGTGCAGACCGGCATCTTCGCGGGCGACGTGGAGACGCTGAGCACGGAGGCCGCGTTCCCCATGCTCATGAAGCTGGAGCGCGAGCACCGCAGCCTCATCCTCGGTGCCATCCGCTCGCGTGGCGCGAAACAGAAGGCCCTGCCCTCTGGCACATCCGAGCCCGCGCTGAGCGGCGCGCTCAGCACCTTCGATGGCGGACTCCAGGTGCTCATCGACGCGCTGTCCACCGCGCTGGGCGAGGTGGCGCGCACGAACGCGCGCGTGCTCGCGCTGGTGCCCATGCCCAACGGCTGGAAGCTGACTGTGCGCGAGAAAGAGCAGACGTCGGAGCTGCTCGTTTCGCAGGTGGTGCTGGCGGTGCCCGCGCATGTCGCCGCGGAGCTGGTGGATCCCATCGACGACACGCTCGCGGACGCGGTGGGCAGCATTCCCTATGCGCCCATGGTGGTGGTGAACCTGGGCTTCGCGCCGGGCACGACGCCCGTGCCGGACGGCTTCGGCTTCCTCGTGCCGTCCGAGGAGAAGCGCGCGCTCTTGGGCGCCATCCACACGTCCACCACGTTCCCCTTCCGCGCGCCGCCGGGCCACGTGCTCTACACCTGCATGATGGGCGGGGCGCGCCAGCCCGAGCGGGCGAGCCAGGACGAGGACTCGCTGGCGGCCCTCGCGAGAGAGGAACTCCGAGCGCTGGCGGGCGTGACGGCGACGCCCGTGCTCACCGACGTGGTGCGCTGGCCGCGCGGGATTCCGCAATACAACGTGGGGCATCTGGCGCGCATGGCCGCCATCGATGCCCTCGTGTCGCGCTGGCCCGGACTCCACCTCACCGGCAACGCCTACCGCGGCGTGGGCCTCAACGACTGCATCGTCCGCGGCTGCGAGCTGGCCGAAAAGCTCGCCCCCCACTAG
- a CDS encoding SDR family oxidoreductase yields the protein MRYVITGASRGIGLEFVQQLLRRGDTVDAGVRAPEQALRLEPFHQVAGNRLRIHALDVSDPVSVRNFAADVCFEPVDVLINNAGVPGQWVGLHELDYDDMARTLAVNALGPLRITAALLPALRQGTVRKVAYVSSRMGAVSSNTEGGAYAYRMSKAALNMGVRSVALDLRAEGFSCVLLHPGWVQTDMGGPDAPVVPEVSVRGMLRVIDGLTPEQSGRFFDFEGAEVVW from the coding sequence ATGCGCTACGTCATCACAGGGGCAAGTCGCGGCATCGGCCTCGAGTTCGTCCAGCAGTTGCTGCGGCGAGGGGACACCGTGGATGCGGGCGTCCGCGCGCCGGAGCAGGCGCTGCGGCTGGAGCCGTTTCACCAGGTCGCGGGAAACCGCCTGCGCATCCATGCGCTCGATGTGTCGGACCCGGTCAGTGTCCGTAACTTCGCGGCGGATGTCTGCTTCGAGCCGGTGGATGTGCTCATCAACAACGCCGGTGTGCCAGGACAGTGGGTGGGCCTGCACGAGCTGGATTATGACGACATGGCTCGCACGCTCGCGGTCAACGCGCTCGGTCCTCTGCGCATCACGGCCGCGCTGCTGCCCGCCCTGAGACAAGGCACCGTACGCAAAGTCGCGTACGTGAGTTCCCGCATGGGCGCCGTCTCGTCCAACACCGAGGGCGGTGCGTACGCCTACCGGATGTCCAAGGCCGCGCTGAACATGGGCGTGCGCTCGGTGGCGTTGGACTTGCGCGCGGAGGGCTTCTCCTGCGTGCTGCTGCACCCGGGCTGGGTGCAGACAGACATGGGCGGTCCGGACGCGCCGGTGGTGCCCGAGGTCTCCGTGCGCGGCATGTTGCGTGTCATCGACGGGCTCACGCCGGAGCAGAGCGGGCGCTTCTTTGACTTCGAGGGCGCGGAGGTCGTCTGGTAG
- the glgA gene encoding glycogen synthase GlgA, protein MKILFIASEVSPFSKTGGLGDVAGALPAALAALGHDVKVVTPRYRDVRDGGRLVPTGASLEVRFPSGALRGPILSARLSERLEVLFLENEALYGGRDGLYGDMHGEFGDNARRFAYLSVGALQAAQRLDFAPDIVSLHDWQAGLAALALRRGYAGTALSRAKSVFTIHNLAYQGQFPKSVMGELGLPWDVFTADNGLEFHDTVNFLKAGLVYSDALTTVSPTYAREIQAPEQGYGLDGLLRRRAHALTGIINGIDTQAWDPGADPFLPARFDAGDLTGKAACKRELLARFGLPPGDAPVFGIVTRLAWQKGVDLLLDVLPTALQADLRFVAVGNGEGPLEDGLRALQARFPKQVGVHLGFDLGLSHLLEAGADFFLMPSRYEPCGLNQMYSLRYGTVPIVRATGGLLDTVEGGLEGNGLLFEAFHPAALLAAIRRALALYADPPRMAAFRRRGMEKDFSWAASARRYEALFAAL, encoded by the coding sequence ATGAAGATTCTCTTCATTGCCTCCGAGGTCTCCCCCTTCTCCAAGACGGGAGGGCTGGGGGACGTGGCGGGGGCCCTGCCCGCGGCGCTGGCCGCGCTGGGGCATGACGTGAAGGTCGTCACGCCGCGCTACCGCGACGTGCGGGATGGCGGGCGGCTCGTGCCCACCGGCGCCTCCCTGGAGGTGCGCTTCCCCTCCGGAGCGCTGCGGGGCCCCATCCTGTCCGCCCGCCTCTCCGAGCGCCTGGAGGTGCTCTTCCTGGAGAACGAGGCGCTGTACGGCGGCCGTGACGGGCTCTACGGCGACATGCATGGCGAGTTTGGGGACAACGCCCGGCGCTTCGCCTACCTGTCCGTGGGCGCGCTCCAGGCCGCGCAGCGGTTGGACTTCGCGCCGGACATCGTCAGCCTCCATGACTGGCAGGCGGGGCTGGCGGCCCTGGCGCTGCGGCGAGGCTACGCGGGCACGGCGCTGTCTCGCGCCAAGAGCGTCTTCACCATCCACAACCTGGCGTACCAGGGGCAGTTCCCCAAGAGCGTGATGGGCGAGCTGGGGTTGCCGTGGGACGTGTTCACCGCGGACAACGGCCTGGAGTTCCACGACACGGTCAACTTCCTCAAGGCGGGGCTCGTCTACTCCGACGCGCTGACCACCGTGTCGCCCACCTACGCGCGGGAGATCCAGGCGCCCGAGCAGGGCTACGGACTGGACGGCCTGCTGCGCCGCCGCGCGCACGCGCTCACCGGCATCATCAACGGCATCGACACGCAGGCGTGGGACCCGGGCGCGGATCCGTTCCTGCCCGCGCGCTTCGACGCGGGAGACCTGACGGGCAAGGCCGCGTGCAAGCGGGAGCTGCTCGCGCGCTTTGGCCTGCCGCCAGGAGACGCGCCCGTGTTCGGCATCGTCACGCGCCTGGCCTGGCAGAAGGGCGTGGACCTGCTGCTGGACGTGCTGCCCACCGCGCTGCAGGCGGACCTGCGCTTCGTGGCGGTGGGCAACGGCGAGGGCCCGCTGGAGGACGGCCTGCGCGCGCTCCAGGCCCGCTTCCCCAAGCAGGTGGGCGTGCACCTCGGCTTCGACCTGGGCCTGTCCCATCTGCTGGAGGCGGGGGCGGACTTCTTCCTCATGCCCAGCCGCTACGAGCCGTGCGGGCTCAACCAGATGTATTCGCTGCGTTACGGGACGGTGCCAATCGTGCGCGCCACGGGCGGGCTCCTGGACACGGTGGAGGGCGGGCTGGAGGGCAACGGCCTGCTCTTCGAGGCGTTCCACCCGGCGGCGCTCCTGGCCGCCATCCGGCGCGCGCTGGCCCTCTATGCGGACCCGCCTCGGATGGCCGCGTTCCGGCGCCGAGGGATGGAGAAGGACTTCTCCTGGGCGGCGTCTGCCCGGCGGTACGAAGCCCTCTTTGCAGCCTTGTGA
- a CDS encoding serine/threonine protein kinase codes for MAEAPDLGGYEVVGRLAVGGMAEVYQVRAREGTQRSPGEPDDVVIKRLHPSFRGDPGYVKAFVDEAKLTVRLRNPHIVRTFRLFRAGPDYLMVQELVSGRTLGYMQELLIKAGTAMPPESACYIAWCLLKALDYIHRAKVAENGSTIIHRDINPANVLLGINGDVKLTDFGVAEVEGMMRGDAGALRGTLPYMSPEQVLGQPVDARTDLYAVGVVLWELWANRRLFHSESEADLMHKVRDARVPLLSSVTSELPHYAAQVARKALFADRARRFQTAGEFLKALEVLARRAGWPLTVEALQPLLGG; via the coding sequence GTGGCGGAAGCTCCGGACCTGGGTGGCTACGAGGTGGTTGGCAGGTTGGCCGTGGGTGGCATGGCCGAGGTGTACCAGGTGCGCGCGCGTGAGGGCACGCAGCGCTCCCCTGGCGAGCCGGACGATGTCGTCATCAAGCGGCTGCACCCGTCCTTCCGCGGTGACCCTGGCTATGTGAAGGCCTTCGTCGACGAGGCGAAGCTCACCGTCCGCCTGCGCAATCCGCACATCGTCCGCACCTTCCGCTTGTTCCGCGCGGGGCCGGACTACTTGATGGTGCAGGAGCTCGTGAGTGGCCGGACGCTCGGCTACATGCAGGAGCTGCTCATCAAGGCCGGCACGGCGATGCCGCCCGAGTCCGCCTGCTACATCGCGTGGTGTCTGCTCAAGGCCCTGGACTACATCCACCGGGCGAAGGTGGCGGAGAACGGCTCCACCATCATCCACCGCGACATCAACCCCGCCAACGTGCTCCTGGGCATCAACGGTGACGTGAAGCTCACCGACTTCGGCGTGGCCGAGGTGGAGGGGATGATGCGAGGCGACGCCGGCGCGCTGCGCGGCACGCTGCCGTACATGAGCCCGGAGCAGGTGCTCGGGCAGCCGGTGGACGCGCGCACGGACCTGTACGCGGTGGGCGTCGTCCTCTGGGAGCTGTGGGCCAACCGCCGCCTCTTCCACAGCGAGAGCGAGGCGGACCTGATGCACAAGGTGCGCGACGCGCGCGTGCCGCTGCTCTCGTCCGTGACGTCCGAGCTGCCGCACTACGCGGCGCAGGTGGCGCGCAAGGCGCTGTTCGCGGACCGCGCGCGGCGCTTCCAGACGGCGGGCGAGTTCCTCAAGGCGCTGGAAGTGCTGGCGCGCCGCGCGGGCTGGCCGCTGACGGTGGAGGCGCTGCAGCCTCTGCTGGGGGGCTGA